One genomic window of Cricetulus griseus strain 17A/GY chromosome 3, alternate assembly CriGri-PICRH-1.0, whole genome shotgun sequence includes the following:
- the LOC100755444 gene encoding olfactory receptor 502 — translation MALLEDGNHTAVTEFILLGLTDDPVLRVVLFTIIMCIYLVTMSGNLSTILLIRVSSQLHHPMYFFLSHLASADIGYSSSVTPNMLVNFLVERSTISYFGCGIQLGSAVFFGTVECFLLAAMAYDRFVAICSPLLYSTKMSTEVCVQLLVGSYIGGFLNASSFTLSFFSLLFCGPNRVNHFFCDFAPLVKLSCSDASVPAVVPSFTAGSIIVVTVLVIAVSYIYILITILKMHSTEGRHKAFSTCTSHLTAVTLFYGTITFIYVMPKSSYSTDQNKVVSVFYMIVIPMLNPLIYSLRNNEIKGALKRQISRKILS, via the coding sequence ATGGCTTTACTGGAGGATGGGAACCACACTGCAGTGACAGAATTCATTTTATTGGGCTTGACAGATGACCCAGTTCTCAGAGTCGTCCTCTTCACTATCATCATGTGCATCTACCTGGTGACTATGTCTGGGAACCTCAGCACCATCCTCCTCATCAGAGTCTCTTCCCAGCTTCATCATCCCATGTACTTTTTTCTGAGTCACTTGGCTTCAGCTGACATAGGCTACTCATCTTCTGTCACACCCAATATGCTTGTCAACTTCCTGGTGGAGAGAAGTACCATCTCCTACTTTGGATGTGGCATCCAGCTTGGCTCAGCTGTTTTCTTTGGGACAGTCGAATGTTTCCTTCTGGCTGCCATGGCTTATGATCGTTTTGTAGCAATCTGTAGCCCACTACTTTATTCAACAAAAATGTCCACAGAGGTTTGTGTACAGTTGCTTGTAGGATCTTATATTGGTGGCTTTCTTAATGCTTCCTCCTTcaccctttccttcttctctcttctcttctgtggaCCAAACAGAGTCAAtcactttttctgtgattttgcCCCATTAGTAAAACTCTCATGTTCTGATGCCAGTGTCCCTGCAGTTGTTCCCTCATTCACAGCTGGCTCCATCATTGTGGTGACTGTGCTAGTCATTGCTGTCTCCTACATCTACATCCTCATCACCATCCTGAAGATGCACTCCACCGAGGGCCGCCACAAGGCCTTTTCTACCTGCACTTCCCACCTCACTGCAGTCACTCTGTTCTATGGCACCATCACATTCATTTATGTGATGCCCAAGTCCAGCTACTCCACAGACCAGAACAAGGTGGTGTCTGTGTTCTACATGATAGTTATCCCCATGTTGAACCCCctcatctacagcctgaggaataaTGAGATTAAGGGTGCTCTGAAGAGACAGATAAGCAGGAAAATACTTTCTTAG